One region of Peribacillus simplex genomic DNA includes:
- a CDS encoding siderophore ABC transporter substrate-binding protein yields the protein MKKLSLLLLVAMLAVVAVACGSVKEKEESGTKKESAKSEEFTVKHQLGETKVKTNPKKVVVFDMGALDTLDKLGVKVAAVPHDGLPKYLSKYKGTTENAGGLKEPDFEKINEMAPDLILISGRQTEAYKELSAIAPTVYVGVDTANYMESFKENVTLLGKIFDKKDEAVKELARVDENINALKEKAPKDKTGLIVLASGGKVSAYGPDSRFGIIHDVFGVPAVDDKLEVSTHGQSISFEYIAEKNPDYLFVVDRDAVAGDGAAAKKTVENDIVKNTKAFKEGNIIYLDPNYWYLSGGGLESVDEMVKEVSKGLK from the coding sequence ATTAAGAAATTATCTTTACTGCTTTTAGTTGCAATGCTGGCTGTAGTGGCTGTAGCTTGCGGATCAGTTAAGGAAAAAGAAGAATCAGGTACGAAAAAAGAAAGTGCTAAAAGCGAAGAATTTACGGTTAAGCACCAACTAGGCGAAACGAAAGTAAAAACAAACCCTAAAAAAGTTGTTGTATTCGACATGGGTGCTCTTGATACTCTTGATAAATTGGGTGTGAAAGTAGCAGCTGTTCCTCATGATGGCCTTCCAAAATACCTTTCTAAATATAAAGGTACAACTGAAAATGCCGGCGGTTTAAAAGAACCTGACTTCGAAAAGATCAACGAGATGGCTCCTGACTTAATCCTGATTTCTGGCCGTCAAACTGAAGCATATAAAGAATTAAGTGCAATTGCCCCTACTGTTTATGTAGGTGTAGATACTGCAAATTATATGGAATCCTTTAAAGAAAATGTAACACTTTTGGGTAAAATCTTCGATAAAAAAGACGAAGCAGTTAAAGAATTAGCACGTGTTGATGAAAACATTAATGCTTTGAAAGAAAAAGCTCCGAAGGATAAAACTGGTTTAATCGTTCTTGCTAGCGGAGGAAAAGTAAGTGCTTACGGACCTGATTCAAGATTTGGAATTATCCATGATGTATTCGGAGTACCTGCTGTAGATGATAAATTGGAGGTATCTACACATGGTCAAAGTATTTCTTTCGAATACATTGCTGAAAAGAATCCAGACTATCTATTCGTTGTAGATAGAGATGCGGTTGCCGGTGATGGAGCTGCAGCAAAAAAAACTGTTGAAAATGACATTGTAAAAAATACAAAGGCTTTTAAAGAAGGAAACATCATTTATCTTGATCCTAACTACTGGTACTTATCTGGCGGCGGTTTAGAATCTGTTGATGAAATGGTTAAAGAAGTTTCTAAAGGGCTTAAGTAA
- a CDS encoding iron ABC transporter ATP-binding protein, with the protein MVEVKNLFKKYNSKTVVEDVSIEITKGKITSFIGPNGAGKSTVLSMISRLITRDSGEVLIEGKDMGKFNSNELAKKIAILKQANHINIRLTIRELVAFGRFPYSQGKLTKEDWKYVDEAIEYMELGEMQDKFLDQLSGGQQQRAFIAMVIAQNTEYVLLDEPLNNLDMKHSVQIMKVLRRLADELGKTVIIVIHDINFASCYSDYIVALKDGKVVHNGPTEQVINSEVLKEIYDMDIEIQNINDNKICVYFT; encoded by the coding sequence ATGGTAGAAGTGAAAAATTTATTCAAAAAATATAATAGTAAAACGGTTGTCGAGGATGTTTCCATTGAAATAACGAAAGGGAAAATCACATCTTTCATCGGTCCTAATGGAGCGGGGAAAAGTACAGTCCTTTCAATGATCAGCCGGCTCATTACCCGGGATTCAGGAGAAGTCCTGATCGAGGGGAAGGATATGGGGAAATTCAATAGCAATGAACTTGCTAAAAAGATTGCCATCTTAAAGCAGGCTAACCACATCAATATACGTTTAACGATTCGTGAACTTGTCGCCTTTGGCCGTTTTCCTTATTCACAAGGTAAACTGACTAAAGAGGATTGGAAGTATGTCGATGAAGCGATTGAATATATGGAACTTGGCGAAATGCAGGATAAGTTTCTTGACCAGCTTAGCGGCGGGCAACAGCAGCGGGCATTCATTGCCATGGTTATTGCTCAGAATACGGAGTATGTACTTCTTGATGAGCCTCTGAACAATCTTGATATGAAGCATTCCGTCCAAATCATGAAGGTATTGAGGAGATTGGCCGATGAATTAGGGAAAACGGTCATAATCGTCATTCATGACATTAATTTTGCATCCTGTTATTCCGACTATATTGTCGCATTGAAGGATGGCAAGGTTGTTCATAATGGACCTACCGAACAAGTGATCAACTCCGAAGTATTAAAGGAAATCTATGATATGGATATTGAAATCCAAAATATTAATGACAATAAGATCTGTGTGTACTTCACGTAA
- a CDS encoding iron chelate uptake ABC transporter family permease subunit yields the protein MNNKSKIIILAVLAAALTAGYIFWDLGPNWDYALPRRIIKIIAIIVVGCAIAFSTVIFQTVTNNKILTPSILGLDSMYMLIQTGVIFLFGSTHIMIMNKNLNFLVTLTAMLIFSSLLFKIMFKKNRNIYFLLLIGIIFGTLFGSMSSFMQVLIDPNEFQMIQNKMFASFNNVNTDLLTLAIILMIAAMIYFMRFLKYLDVMSLGRDQAINLGVDYDFVTKRVLIVVTILISISTALIGPITFLGLLVANVAYQFIKSYQHKHIIPGAMLISVIALVGGQFIVERIFTFSTTLSVIINFVGGVYFIYLLLKENKSW from the coding sequence ATGAATAATAAAAGTAAGATCATTATATTAGCTGTTCTGGCAGCAGCTTTAACGGCAGGTTACATATTTTGGGACCTTGGCCCGAATTGGGATTATGCACTGCCGAGGAGGATCATAAAAATCATTGCCATCATCGTGGTAGGTTGTGCGATAGCCTTTTCAACAGTGATTTTCCAAACGGTTACGAATAATAAAATCCTGACACCAAGCATTTTGGGACTGGACTCTATGTATATGCTGATCCAAACTGGAGTGATTTTCCTCTTCGGTTCAACGCATATCATGATCATGAATAAAAATCTCAATTTCCTGGTTACACTTACGGCAATGCTTATTTTTTCCAGCTTGCTGTTCAAGATCATGTTCAAGAAAAACCGAAATATTTACTTTCTATTGTTGATCGGTATCATATTCGGGACCTTATTCGGCAGCATGTCTTCATTTATGCAGGTTTTGATTGACCCGAATGAATTTCAAATGATACAAAATAAAATGTTTGCCAGTTTCAATAATGTCAACACTGACCTGTTAACATTAGCGATTATCCTCATGATAGCGGCAATGATATATTTTATGAGATTTTTGAAGTATTTAGATGTCATGTCACTAGGGAGGGACCAAGCCATAAACTTGGGTGTGGATTACGATTTTGTAACGAAACGGGTTTTAATCGTCGTCACGATTTTAATTTCCATTTCAACTGCCCTGATCGGTCCAATCACGTTCCTCGGATTACTTGTTGCAAATGTGGCTTATCAATTCATTAAGTCCTATCAGCATAAACATATCATCCCGGGTGCAATGCTGATCAGTGTGATTGCCTTGGTCGGCGGTCAATTCATTGTAGAGAGGATCTTTACGTTCTCTACCACCTTGAGTGTCATTATCAACTTTGTCGGCGGTGTCTATTTCATCTATCTTCTATTAAAGGAGAATAAATCATGGTAG
- a CDS encoding ABC transporter permease, which translates to MKIRYLVMSLIVLSFTSLFIGVKDITPLDLLDLSDDKVQIMLQSRFPRMMTIIIAGVVMSISGLIMQQLSRNKFVSPTTAGTMDSARLGLLLAIIIFPSAALIEKMAFAFIFALAGTFLFMKILDQVKYKDTIFIPLVGLMFGNIVGSISTFFAYKYDLIQSLNTWMNGDFSMIMSGRYELIYVSIPLVILAYFFANKFTVAGMGEEFAINLGLNYKLIVNFGLIIVALSSTVVLLTVGTIPFIGLIVPNIVSLYLGDNLKKSLSHTALLGAVFLLICDILGRIIIYPFEIPIGLVVGVIGSAVFIYLIMRRKAYE; encoded by the coding sequence ATGAAGATAAGATATTTAGTCATGTCGTTAATCGTTTTATCATTTACCTCATTATTCATTGGTGTAAAAGATATTACCCCCCTGGATTTATTGGATCTAAGTGATGATAAAGTGCAAATCATGCTGCAAAGCCGTTTCCCCAGAATGATGACCATAATCATTGCCGGCGTGGTGATGAGTATAAGCGGTCTGATCATGCAGCAATTGAGCCGCAATAAATTTGTATCCCCTACGACTGCCGGTACCATGGATTCTGCAAGGCTTGGACTTCTTCTTGCCATTATCATTTTTCCATCGGCAGCACTTATTGAGAAAATGGCATTCGCTTTCATATTCGCTTTGGCAGGTACATTCTTGTTCATGAAAATTCTTGATCAAGTGAAATATAAGGATACGATTTTCATTCCATTGGTTGGTTTGATGTTTGGTAATATCGTCGGTTCCATCTCGACATTCTTTGCTTATAAGTATGATTTGATTCAAAGCCTCAACACATGGATGAATGGTGATTTCTCGATGATCATGTCGGGAAGGTACGAACTAATATATGTAAGTATCCCTTTAGTCATTCTCGCATACTTCTTTGCCAATAAATTCACTGTGGCAGGGATGGGTGAGGAGTTTGCTATTAATCTAGGGCTAAATTATAAACTTATAGTCAATTTTGGGCTGATCATCGTGGCATTATCCTCCACTGTTGTCCTGTTAACGGTGGGAACGATTCCTTTCATAGGATTGATCGTACCAAATATTGTATCCCTTTACCTTGGTGATAATTTGAAAAAGAGTCTTTCTCATACAGCGTTGCTAGGGGCAGTATTCCTATTGATCTGCGATATTCTGGGCAGGATCATCATATATCCATTTGAAATTCCGATTGGACTCGTGGTTGGTGTGATAGGAAGCGCCGTATTTATCTATCTGATAATGAGGAGAAAGGCATATGAATAA
- a CDS encoding DUF1450 domain-containing protein gives MHFATGSDKIIITNIYSSNERSDVMKNFLSKVFTKKGKIQIEFCQNNLDRFLDEQTVADYGKFLANTRIQYKEYECLSECKLCKQTPYAKVNGQIMNAKDSRNLLNQLYDELK, from the coding sequence ATGCATTTCGCTACAGGAAGTGATAAAATCATAATAACAAATATTTACTCTTCTAATGAAAGAAGCGATGTGATGAAAAACTTCCTATCTAAAGTGTTCACAAAAAAAGGGAAAATCCAGATTGAATTTTGCCAAAATAATCTTGACCGCTTCCTTGATGAACAAACGGTTGCTGATTATGGTAAATTCTTAGCGAATACAAGGATTCAATATAAGGAATATGAATGTTTAAGTGAGTGTAAACTTTGTAAGCAAACCCCCTATGCGAAAGTGAATGGCCAGATAATGAACGCCAAGGATTCACGGAATCTTTTAAATCAGTTATATGATGAATTGAAATGA
- a CDS encoding M14 family metallopeptidase — MKKIIPTIVSFVTLGLVTGLPSQNPIALAEEFTPYYGNGPSYIQPDNLSYLFPEPDVSFKTPAFIQGKIAFTSQEEMIGHIKSLSHKNKNIQVKTIGKSIEGRDIPMLLFSKDSKKLNKDSRKPLIWIQGQIHGNEPASGESTLVIAQWLAEGKLGDVLDKVNIAIVPRVNPDGSYYFKRFTANDMDANRDYLKVEYPEVQTIHQTINDYGPEVILDVHEYTVNPAPLKKVGANGSIASYDLLISSAKNLNIPEQLRKASDELLLPNVFKALEKEKLSYHDYYTLDTSDTGILTATEGSTEARIGRNALGLKNTMTYLIETRGINIGRTDFKRRVYAQASAQAAFIKTTADQANEVKKVVKLAENEVVKKGRKANDNDKIVITSQNKLMKNQRLTVVDIAKAKKVDTTIDWLDSTAAYPTLVRDRPTAYILPSEYKDIAKKLQLLGVEVKKLKRPMKVAVENYRVKDLKVSAELESGHSTREVTTTVTSKTRVFPKGSYVFNMDQPDANFISLALEPEGIDSYVTFNFIPAVKGGELPIYRYMKQSALPVK; from the coding sequence GTGAAAAAAATCATTCCTACAATCGTTTCATTCGTAACCCTAGGTCTTGTCACTGGATTGCCTAGCCAGAACCCCATCGCATTGGCAGAAGAATTCACCCCTTATTATGGAAATGGTCCAAGCTATATTCAACCTGATAACCTCTCCTACCTTTTCCCTGAACCTGATGTTTCTTTCAAGACCCCTGCCTTTATACAAGGCAAGATCGCTTTTACGAGCCAAGAAGAAATGATTGGTCATATCAAGTCCCTCTCCCATAAAAACAAGAACATCCAAGTCAAGACGATAGGTAAATCAATAGAAGGACGCGACATCCCAATGCTTCTTTTCAGCAAGGATTCAAAAAAACTCAATAAGGATTCCCGTAAACCATTGATTTGGATACAAGGTCAGATCCATGGCAATGAACCCGCTTCAGGTGAATCAACATTAGTCATTGCACAATGGCTTGCCGAAGGAAAACTTGGTGACGTCCTCGATAAAGTGAACATTGCCATCGTTCCACGCGTAAATCCAGATGGCTCCTATTACTTCAAACGATTTACCGCAAATGACATGGATGCGAATAGGGACTATTTAAAAGTGGAGTATCCTGAAGTACAGACTATTCATCAAACCATCAATGATTATGGGCCTGAAGTCATTCTTGATGTACATGAATATACAGTGAACCCCGCTCCCCTTAAAAAGGTAGGCGCAAATGGATCCATCGCTTCCTATGATCTGCTCATTTCATCAGCAAAGAATTTAAATATTCCGGAACAGCTTCGAAAAGCATCCGATGAACTGCTTTTACCTAATGTTTTCAAAGCATTGGAAAAAGAAAAGCTTTCCTATCATGATTACTATACACTCGATACTTCTGATACTGGAATTCTTACCGCTACTGAAGGAAGCACAGAAGCCCGCATCGGTCGCAACGCTCTCGGATTGAAAAATACAATGACCTATTTAATTGAAACAAGGGGTATCAATATCGGCCGTACTGACTTCAAACGTCGTGTTTATGCACAAGCTTCAGCTCAGGCTGCCTTCATTAAAACGACGGCTGATCAGGCCAATGAAGTAAAAAAGGTGGTCAAGCTGGCGGAAAATGAAGTGGTGAAAAAAGGGAGAAAAGCAAATGATAACGACAAAATTGTCATCACCAGCCAAAATAAATTAATGAAAAATCAAAGGTTAACGGTGGTCGATATAGCGAAAGCCAAAAAGGTCGATACCACCATCGATTGGCTGGATTCTACAGCTGCCTACCCTACGCTGGTTAGAGATCGTCCGACAGCCTATATCCTTCCATCCGAATATAAAGATATTGCCAAGAAACTTCAGCTATTGGGAGTAGAAGTCAAAAAATTAAAAAGACCCATGAAAGTAGCTGTTGAAAACTATAGGGTCAAGGATCTAAAAGTTTCCGCTGAACTGGAAAGCGGACATTCCACAAGGGAAGTCACGACCACCGTTACTTCAAAAACTCGGGTTTTCCCAAAAGGAAGCTATGTATTTAACATGGACCAGCCTGACGCTAACTTCATTTCCCTGGCCCTCGAACCAGAAGGCATAGACAGCTACGTGACATTCAATTTCATTCCCGCTGTTAAAGGCGGAGAATTACCTATTTACCGCTACATGAAACAATCAGCATTACCAGTTAAATAA
- the shc gene encoding squalene--hopene cyclase — protein MNQHVQLEMNRLIHRLKQDQSADGSWNYPFDTGITADAYMIILLKVLEIEDASLIEALVKRIESRQTENGSWRLFHDEKDGNLSVTIEAYYGLLYSGLRKKQDPHMRKAKQFILSKGGIKQAKMLTKMMLTITGQYKWPLLFPIPLEAILLPPTFFFSIYDLSVYGRVTMVPLLLLGHKRFQIMSPNTPSLKDLYQTREERSEEHVWKEYRTDEYRSFFSKLQTGVKTLIGYPDYLHSLALETTKRFMLDRLEPDGTLYNYFGPTFFMIFALLSTGYSKKDPVILKAVSGLKEMSCSVDGHTHIQLTTAHVWNTSLISYALQEAGLPPKDETVKSANQYLLSRQHYMYGDWLIHNPDAVPGGWGFSDLNTMNPDVDDTTASLRALAGQMQTRPDNLDSWQRGVAFTISMQNDDGGFPAFERESDPKWVHLIPFEGSNYILTDPSTADLTGRTLEFLGNYTNLKKPGKVSKKAVDWLLKDQEQDGSWYGRWGICYLYGTWSALTGMKAVGHSSEHPAIKKAISWLKKIQNKDGGWGESCYSDIKQHYMPLGTSTLTHTAWAVDALIATSDKPTPEIEKGITYLTRGAQKEDWTNDYPAGQLMASVLYTHYHSYRYIYPLLALSHYRNKFMDA, from the coding sequence TTGAACCAGCATGTGCAATTGGAAATGAACCGCCTTATTCATCGCTTAAAACAAGACCAATCAGCAGATGGATCTTGGAATTATCCCTTTGACACTGGGATAACAGCTGATGCCTATATGATTATTTTACTTAAAGTTTTAGAAATAGAAGATGCCTCTTTAATAGAGGCATTAGTAAAAAGGATTGAAAGCAGACAAACGGAAAACGGCTCTTGGAGACTTTTCCATGATGAAAAAGACGGTAATCTTTCAGTCACTATTGAAGCTTATTATGGTCTCCTTTATAGCGGACTGCGAAAAAAACAAGATCCTCATATGAGGAAAGCCAAACAATTCATTCTTTCCAAGGGTGGAATTAAACAGGCCAAAATGTTAACTAAAATGATGCTCACCATCACTGGACAATATAAATGGCCACTCCTATTCCCGATCCCGCTCGAAGCTATATTACTGCCGCCAACCTTCTTCTTCAGCATTTATGACCTATCCGTATATGGCCGTGTCACCATGGTCCCTTTGCTTTTACTAGGACATAAAAGGTTCCAGATCATGTCCCCAAACACACCTAGTTTAAAAGATTTATATCAAACAAGGGAGGAACGGTCTGAAGAGCATGTGTGGAAGGAATATCGAACCGACGAATACCGCTCCTTCTTTTCCAAACTTCAAACAGGTGTCAAAACTTTAATTGGTTATCCAGATTATCTTCATTCCTTGGCCCTAGAAACCACAAAACGATTTATGCTCGACCGTCTAGAACCCGACGGAACGTTGTATAATTATTTTGGGCCTACCTTTTTCATGATTTTTGCCCTACTTTCAACCGGCTACTCGAAAAAAGATCCTGTAATCCTAAAAGCTGTTTCCGGTTTGAAGGAAATGTCCTGTTCCGTTGATGGTCACACACATATCCAACTTACAACAGCACATGTTTGGAATACATCCTTAATCAGTTATGCCCTGCAAGAAGCCGGACTGCCACCAAAAGATGAAACTGTAAAGTCCGCCAATCAGTATTTACTGTCACGCCAGCATTATATGTATGGAGATTGGTTAATTCATAATCCTGACGCTGTCCCAGGTGGCTGGGGTTTCTCTGATTTGAATACAATGAATCCAGATGTAGATGATACGACGGCATCATTACGGGCGCTTGCAGGTCAAATGCAAACAAGACCTGATAATCTGGACAGCTGGCAGCGTGGTGTCGCCTTTACAATTTCCATGCAAAATGACGATGGAGGATTTCCCGCATTTGAACGGGAAAGCGATCCTAAATGGGTACATCTCATTCCTTTCGAAGGATCAAATTACATCTTGACTGATCCGTCGACAGCTGATTTAACAGGCAGGACGCTTGAATTTCTAGGGAACTATACAAATTTGAAGAAACCTGGGAAAGTCAGCAAAAAGGCCGTAGATTGGCTCTTGAAAGATCAGGAGCAGGACGGCTCCTGGTACGGACGCTGGGGAATATGTTACCTATATGGCACATGGTCGGCACTGACTGGCATGAAGGCCGTAGGGCATTCCTCTGAACATCCTGCCATCAAAAAGGCCATCTCCTGGTTAAAGAAAATCCAAAATAAAGATGGCGGCTGGGGTGAATCTTGTTATAGTGACATCAAGCAGCATTATATGCCTCTCGGGACCAGTACCCTGACACATACGGCTTGGGCTGTGGATGCGTTGATTGCAACATCTGACAAACCCACACCTGAAATTGAAAAGGGCATCACCTATCTCACCCGCGGAGCTCAAAAAGAAGACTGGACCAATGACTATCCTGCAGGCCAGCTCATGGCAAGCGTTTTGTATACCCATTATCACAGCTATCGCTATATTTACCCGCTACTTGCCTTAAGCCACTACAGAAACAAATTCATGGATGCTTAA
- a CDS encoding tetratricopeptide repeat protein has product MESLERALILRGRKEFKKSNQLLMDLAKQNPEDAVIQYQCAWSLDILGLEVKAVPHYEAALKLGLPDEDAKGAYLGLGSTYRTIGEYEKSKRTLEAGLAKFPEDRALLVFRAMSFYNLGRHDLAMESLLKIIAETSKDREIQSYAKAIEFYSDKLDKVFLES; this is encoded by the coding sequence ATGGAGAGTTTAGAAAGGGCACTAATATTAAGGGGCAGGAAAGAATTCAAAAAATCCAATCAATTATTGATGGATTTGGCAAAGCAAAATCCAGAGGATGCAGTCATACAGTATCAGTGTGCCTGGAGTTTGGATATTCTTGGACTAGAGGTAAAGGCGGTGCCCCATTATGAAGCTGCCCTCAAACTAGGTTTGCCGGATGAGGACGCAAAAGGAGCCTACCTAGGGCTGGGGAGCACATATCGCACCATTGGGGAATATGAAAAATCAAAACGGACATTGGAAGCGGGGCTGGCAAAGTTTCCTGAGGATAGGGCTTTATTGGTATTCAGGGCCATGTCATTTTATAATTTGGGCCGACATGATCTAGCGATGGAATCCTTATTGAAAATAATTGCGGAAACCTCTAAGGATCGAGAAATACAATCTTATGCAAAGGCCATAGAATTCTATAGTGATAAACTGGATAAAGTTTTCTTGGAATCGTAA